From the Papaver somniferum cultivar HN1 chromosome 2, ASM357369v1, whole genome shotgun sequence genome, the window TCCTTAATATTAGCTTTTTTCATCCTACTGACTTTGTATAATGCAGGAAAATGAGTTTTTAAAGCATGCCCATTTACccatttgtgttagagcattgctcggtcgaactcgcatgcgtttctatctcaagcatgtttgtcaatattagtgatcaaaactataagtcttgatttctagtctactatagctaagtctcggactaggatagaaagtgtagttgagctcaaggaattcatggagattcatcatacaagtggaagaactactcaaggaaccggtggaacttctcgacaaaaaggtatgtgaatacttgaacttatatgtcactcaaaagtatatctactctatctcctacttcttgagacaaaaagtcgtatgttatatatatagacttagattatacacatttggtatttcgggccgagtatacctcgcctatctatatctcgaaatatgtgttggtaatcttttcacttcgaccaagtttatctttacctagtgacgaaagtcatgatatgtttcaatcactttgaaaattgctttgacgagaaatggtgtaacaactatataacgtcctctaagaatgtttcaatgattggaatgagagtttagattacataaccaatgatggacataagcattgttgtggaaacacatttatgtacaagtcatattccttgaaccaaagttttcgaactttgttgatcaagagaaccggaagaatgacaagtgccaagtctgcaaactcagtccgcgaactgccgaagttctcaaacccgagaatttctgctggagttgacaaactacttgcgtgatctaagtccgcgaacctagtccgcgaaccggtgaagttctcatcccgagaatttctgctggagtttgtaaactctgtccgatgtcttaattccgcgaacctagtctgcgaacttgagaaggttatatatctgaagatgatttatgaacttaaactttaaaaagactaaggaatgcagtttgcaaaccgtggctataaaagttcatgaaccgattcaagtgaatcaaatcatctttgcttcaattgtgtcttgtgtagttacataagatttccttacaattgaacaactctctaactagttcatttgagtcatttgaactagttctggtgaagaaggacatggttgatatgaaatgctcatatggctaaccttttggttaactattgttgaaccaacaatgtacacggttgggtacggttaacaaacctagaagcgttcattccatgtgtgtataacaagctaagttttcgatctaacggttgagaaatattagcttgaatctaaatcaggttttcatctaacggtgaatattgattgctttgttaccaaggaaaaaccctgatttgaaagactatataaaggagacatctagtattgtgcaaaattaatccccacaccttacgtgtgatactagtttgcgtactagagtcgattctcctttaacctatggttttcttcttctaaaaccaggttaacgacttaaatacttcattggtattgtgaagccagaccgataatacttttattgtagttgtgtgatctgatcttgcatcttctatcgtacgagtacaatcagattgattggcttgagatttgatatctctgataggcaagatataaaaagtaatcacaaaaatcttcgtctcattttttgtgattccacaacatcttgtttcgctaccatacaattaagattgttgtgaggtgattgattaatctaggctgttcttcgggaatataagaccggattatcaattggttcatgttcaccttgattattatcaaaagacggaacaaaaactttagggtttttctgtgggagacagatttatcctttgatagacttatctgtgtgagacagatttgtttattgtaaaatcttgtgattttgggtcgtatcaactcttagttgtgggtgagatcagctaagggaatcaagtgcgcagtatcctgctgggatcagaggcgtagggagtacaactgtaccttggatcagtgggagactgattggggttcaactacagtccagtccgaagttagcttggagtaggctagtgtctgtagcggcttaatacagtgtgtgttcaatctggactaggtcccggggtttttctgcatttgcggtttcctcgttaacaaaatttctggtgtctgtgttatttcagtttccgcattatattgttttatctttataattgaaataatacaggttgtgcgttagatcaatcaattggagaatccgacctaacagttgttgattgatgttgattgacacttggatattggtttttggtaccatccaagttgttccttgtatttgattagtactcgcagtttatgtttgaggaaatcaaatcaagagagagatataaactcgttgatatacttttaattgattatcttaaaagtatattcgagtttgtccatacatattgctaagcgaaatattgggtggtgttgttagaccccccgctttttcaatttgtccTGCCATAAAAGAATCATATTTCCAATGTTTACCTGCAAATTTGTACTGTCTTCCACATGACCTTTACTTTTCAGAATACCATCCCATAAACTTTTCCCCAAAATTTTGTTTGTGTCATAAGGAAAAAAAGCTTCAATGTTTCCTCCAAATTTTTGGTTCACAATCTTCCTCCACAATGCCTTCTTTTCAGTCCCATATCTTCATATCCATTTGGCATGCAATGCCTGATTCATTTTCCTCAGCTTCTTTATACacacaccaccaccttctttagGCAAACTCACAGATTTCCAACCAACCCAACTTTTCTTAGTTTTCAAACTAGAAGAACCCCACAGAAAATGCCTCATAATCCTTTCCAACTGCTTCACCATAGATATTGGCATTTGAAAAAGAGATAAGTAATATACTGGAATACCGGATAACACACTCTTAATTAGCATAAGTCTTCACCCCTTTGATAAGTGTTTTCTCTGCCAAGAACATAATTTCTTTTGAAATCTTTGAATGATGACATCCCAATCTCCCACTGCTTTAGATCTACTGCTAAGAGGAATTCCTAAGTATTTCATTGTAAAAGTAGTAAGATTATAACCAAAACAAGATGCACACTCCACTGCATTCTgagcatctccaactgccacaatggcACTCTTTCTAAAATTTACTTTCAGGCCAGAAACCAACTTAAAAGCCAATAAAATGCCTTTTAAGTTCTGCACTTGCTCAACCTCATCATTCGAGAAAACAATAAGTTCATCTGCAAATTGTAAATGGTTTATAGTACATGCATTACCATTGTAGACTTTCTTAAAACCTTCAATCAAATTCAAAGAAGCAGCTCTCTTAATCATTAAAGAAAGAATATCCACCACCATAATAACAGAAAAGGTGATATTAGATCACCCTGCTTAACCCCTTTACCACTCCTGAAAAGTGGAGAAGCTGTACCATTTATAGCCATAGAAAATCTAGTGTTTGAAATGCACCATCTTATCCAACCTCTCCATCTGTTTCCAAAACCAAACCTTGACATTGTGTAATCCAAACAATTTCAGTTAatgcttttaaaagctttttctAAATCCACCTTCACCACCAGACATGCAATTCCCTCTCTCTCTCCCTTGAATCAACGAGCTCAGAAGAAATAAGAATCCCATCAGTTATTTGCCTACTGTCAACAAAGGCACCTTGAAACTCAGAAATGATAGATGGTAAAACCACTTTAAGCCTCTCAGTCAAGacttttgaaatgattttatacACTCCACCTATCAAACTAATTGGTCTGAAATTATTCATAGAAACAACACCCTCACATTTTGGAATCAAAATAATATTAGCACAATTCCTCCAATCCAAACACCCAAATTACTCAAACTCCCTAAAAACTGCCGGTAAATCAGACTTAATAACATCTCAGACAGCTTTAAAAAACGCCATTGTattttccttctccttctccaaaagaaaacttagcttttctGTTTTCATCCCAAATTTTAACATAAAGTATTATAAATTAATTATCATTAATTACTAATCATTAACATTAGTCaccaatcaagattattaaccgCTAATCATTAGTATTAACCACTAATAACAAAAGGAATTTTTGTCATTATAAAaaagggtacattatttatatgtccttacTTTTGAAACCTAATAATTATattcttatacaacaataaatatatccctactttttaataactttGTCCATTTAAAATtatattaccttaataccctcacccatataatatttttctttattccaaaatggaacaaatttcttcctctaccacttcaccaccactactagcaccaccaccaccaacattcaactaccattccaccaccactgtTCAACGACCaccactgatagacgcatttatgtgtctaatttgtcctcaatgtttcgtattgttggtactcgttttcgtccttattatggtgttttgtgtatttttaggtattttttggaaaataaatattgttggaaaaatcggctcgaaaaatcactcggaacacccccggaggacacttgctatacagagcccagatttggttaaggggcacctcaattactaaggggcaccccaaaaaggcagctgctattcgcaccctacagctggttagggggacaccatcttcttcgtttgaaattaaatttggcgggaaaaagaagcattgaaactggatgaagtttcgatcgaaatttgaagcagttctgggtagactaaagggctgaaacttaatgggtagttgtgatatgtcctaacaaagctggtatgggtgtttgtttcgactcAGTTTGGCTGGAATTGCCgtggtgaagaaaacagggagtacgtggccggaaaactccatcacgggagtacaacaaatcgaaacgtgtactgctcgtgtttggatggagtttggactctgcagaggcgtgtagaaggaaaataaggaaggttggacatcTGCAGAtcctcggatgaagaaaaaaatatccgaaaaatattttttatttactgccgaataatagagaatttgtggtatttaactcgagattcgagggggctgatgagtataaataggctgctgGGATATCATAAAATggggacggagagattgggagaattTTAGAGCACCACATAgtcaaaaaatcgaatttgcagagagaccacctgttgttgttgctgccattggAGAACacagaagaacacgaagaacagactcgccacaaccgtcgtttttaaacagcgactcatactgtgggtcgcagagcagagacagacttaaaaaacgcaacagtacagtaacggctctttgtaacggcttttgcaacagttataagcattgcaaacccgatttttattataattctcccttattcatcatttgtaaccctttgagcataaatgaaatcaacttttgagtgtgtttccaatatgatgagcggctaattctctcgtaaccaaggaaatggatgaagctattcacacatgaacaatgggtaactatttcattttctctagtatttaattataattcactcaatcactgcttttgcagagttcttaaaagtttacataaatttcttcattagttgtgattcaattagataggttatgctttggttagataacctatgcttaagggatacaattaatttttgagaatatgtttgattatttgtggattaagaaataaaggattaaaaggataattagagttatgaaatatttgacatcattcatgtgtaatagtggaatctagtgtcttggttacctctcgcccactttgttaatatttttgtatataattttattaaatctttaaatttaatcttcacaagtccgagagtttgaacctcattactacaacaacaatcaaaattataatcaaccacctaccaaccgccaccaccactaatgttCCACCACCACTtcgtcaccaccaccattacaccaccaccagtccgccaccaccactagtccgtcacCGCCATCACCACTAGTCCGCTGcccccgccaccaccaccaccgccaccgtcgccgccgccaccaccactggttcaggtatttttgtatcaacaacagtagttgatccaaacaaaaatagaaccaacagtagaagttgatctaattttgggatcaacaatggtagttgatccaaaaaaaacaagaatcaacagtagaagtttatccaatttaggggatcaacaatggtagttgatcccctaaattggatcaacaatgaaagttgatccatgtaaatggagtgaacttggcgtgagtcgaacatgcatcatctgacatggagtcagtcatgctaccattgcaccacaagttcaacattgaaagaaatttacataatttaaaatacaagcatgattatacttatccaaggaaatattatcaacgattgaagttgaaaggatcaacaacaatagttgattccataaaaaattgggtcaacaacatgagttgatcccataaatggatcaacaactgtagttgatcccataaaaaattgggtcaacaatagcAGTTGATCgcataaattggatcaacaacagtagttgatcccgtaAAAACTGAAGTAAGTAGGTTTACTGTAAGGACAATTGTTGTACCTGGAACACCATCAACAAATGCAACCAAAATCACACCCAATCTCCACTACAAAATCATCCACCACCGTATCAacaactaccaccaccacacaACCACAACAACCACCAACTACAACATCCAAAAAGTAAATAGTTCACTGTATACTGACATATAACCAAAAACCATACCAGTTTTAGAAAAATAGGAACTAATCATGTACATACATCCTCCACCGTCGCTGCCACCATAACCACTACCATCGCCGCCATCATCATCATTACTTCTCTTCATAATTCGATTGTCAAAGTAGATGAAACAAATAAACAATAATTCGAAGAAGTTTAACTTAAAAGTAATcagaaatcaaaacctaaaaatcagaTCTTGATTTATTTGGATCTGATTTTaaaacctagtttaattgggggccataacttccAATTAGGGGACATGGAATTTTGTTTGACcccccaaaattttcaggggtgtaaatatagcaatatgaatatactattttacccttcactaattgaaaatcagtttcactaattaactaccctaattaaggcccctaatctatataccctaattaaatcaaagagagaatcagtttctcttttatcttcatcttcctctcctccctttctcttgtccacctccaccattaacgactccacctccaccgagaaaaattcttcgaaccgattcatcgcgtaatcgtcgatgataaaactttaatcgacgattaacttcctctacaaatatggctaaaacaaagcaaaccgctcgcaaagcacttcaaattcctaatcttgtagatacggtgaatgcaaaggtgtacgtgcgaagagctcctgaagcaagcaaatcgaaacccaaaaagggaatggctccaattagagggcacgtgaacttaaacccacctcctattcgatgttttggttgttttttgattgtgtaatcgagattggtaactgaaaaatagaagttacagagtgagagtcgttagcatcgaagaaataataaccctaacgactcttacattgcatgctttttctatgaaaaatcgttaacctgttagtgtaaatatgacgacccttgttctgctacttcgaccttttgtgccctagaatagagtcgtctccatattaggttgaagatgacgactgtagtttgacgaccccaaattagtgcgtaacgactctgggttgaacttgaactgccttctgttggagaaaacgatagagtcgtcagtagtatataatccctagactagagtcgttagtaatctataatccctagagtcgtcatctctttTAAAGGGTCAGCAGTTACTTGTTTGACGACCCAAGTTTAATCTTTAACGACCCTTTAAGGACCAAAATCATCCTTACTGTCCAATTTTTGCAAAGAGTCGTTACCTTATAAATTACAGTCGTTACTTTGTAATGAAGAGTCgttagtttgttagagcatatcattgacgactctttaactgatagagataaagttgatgtcttataaaaaaaaaattcgtgtTTGGAATGTAGTGACAAGAAAATGAAAGAAAGGTTGAAATCACGATAACTCCTCCTTCGAAACTTCCCCGCAACGATAAATACTTCCTTGCCGGTCCATTGCGCGGAAGAAAGCCGAGTGAGGTATCATTTTCTATCACCGAACCAAGAGACAAAGGTAATGAGTTGTCCGATTCGTGAGAATCAGACACTCCTGTTGTTTCAGCTAACACtagtgctgaagaagaagatgaacaagaagaagagcaagtagaggaggaacagggtgtagaacatgagatacaataagaagagattcaagaagaagaagaggaacaagaagaagagcaataagaggaggaagagggtgaaggtaatggtagtggtgatgatgaggatgatggtaatgaggaggaacaacataaaggtaataatggcggtgatgataatgatgatgaggaggaagagaatgaaggtaatgatgatgaaaaggatgaaggtggtgatgatggtaaaaccactgttgaggatgaggaagagaatgcaaaggcGAAAAAGTCGGTAAAGAGGGTTAAGAAGGATGGAACAGATATTGCACCCAGTGCGAGACACATTCTCGCTACTCATTTGATGTTGCCTCCTCTTCGAGGTGGTAAACTTAGAGGAGAACCTATACATGGGggcaaagttctatttggatatcctGGATCGTGGGATCATTGCATTAGTGAGACAATCGTAAGAATCCCAAATTTGCTTGTTATTTTATTAGTTGgtgttaacttgtttatgttttgtttttgaaatacgtgtttgtttatgttttgtaggatcataaggatgCCGCACGTCTTTTCCGGCACCAATCTTCTTTCAAGAAAATGGAGTTGTGGCCGCTAGAAGGTGAATGTGCAAgatttagagatttggttgaaaaCTCAGGTTTGTACAATGTCGTTCTGAACTCTATGATTGCGTATGACAAGGTCGCAGTATCTAGTTTCTGTGAAAGGTATCACGCTGAAGTCGACACATTCCAActtccttttggtgagatggcgataactcctgATGACGCAGAACAGATATTAGGGTTGCATGTCGAAGGAAAATCAACCGGTGAGAAGTTCAAGAGAAGGCCTAGTTGGGAAGACATCTATACATGGACCAAGAACTTGTTTGGCTGGGATTCCGAGAAGACTAATGGGCTTTTCGAGAAGGGACCTAAGAAcccgaagaaagagttcaaacttgtagatattaggaacatgttttctgggacaaaaaagaaggaaaagaaggaggTCTCTCTGATATGGAATGTCGCTATGCGGCGGCTGGGTATTTGTTTTATGTCCTTGCGTCGGTTATATTTCCTGACAACAAAGGTAACCGGGTGAGCGCCAACCTTCTTCAGATTTTGGATCCCTTGGAAGATGTGAGAAAGGGGGACTGCCATAATTGCACACCTGAATGGTCAGCTTTCTCAGGGATTTCGCAAACTAACTTCTCAAATTAATGGGAATTTGGCTCTAATCCAGGTATTTGGATTGAtgaaagttttcttatttttgtacattttaaaaattgaattatttatgtttatttcattggtTGCTATAGGTGTGGATTTATGATCATTTCCCATCACTGATCAAAGATAATGAAGATTTGGAACTCAACCCACAATGGAGCAAAGGTAGTCCAACGGGAACCAAATACTTGTTCACTGGTTCTCAAGATAGGGAACAAACTGATGCGTTGATAAAAATGCGTCAAAAACTTGACAACATCACGGCTAAAGAGGTAGTCTTCAATAGAGTTGGCGCAATGGAAGATGTGTATTACCATGGCCCTTTGTTTCACCCTAACGGTTTTTCAATGTACAATCCGATAAGAATCATGCGTCAACTTGGTTTTATTCAAGATTCACCCGATGAGGATTATGTACCTCCGTTCAAGCACAAGTTGGAAAAGTGCGAGGCTGACGAAAAGGGTATAAAGGTGGCTCATGAACCTGAAGTTGATGTCAAGCATTGGAATGATAGACACTCTAGGATTGTAGACATCTCATGGTGGGTTCATGCGGATGAAGGTCATGAGGCAACACCGGATTACGTCGAATGGTATGAAGGCTTCTCCCATGGTAGGGTGATATGGGTAGATCCGACTCCGGGTAGGAGGACCAACAGAGCATCCAACTCTTATTATTCTCAAGTCGACGGTAGAGATGCTACTTCCATTCTGACACTAGTGGTGAGTATTTAATTTTGTAATTGTGTTATTCATCTACATATAAGAGagttaatgtgaaattgtttttgAATGCATATAAAGGGAGCGAATGAAGCTTCTTGTCAAGGCTTTTTGTTGCTCGGCTGACAAAGGGGAAGTGATGGATCCTGCGAAGCAACGTCGGTACGCAGATTACTGCACGCACATTGAAAATCCCAATGCAAAGAAGATAAGGAGCTGGCTAAGGAAGGTAAGAGGAGCCGGAAATCACGTAGCCAAAGAGCACAAGAAGTTGATGAGCATGGCCAAAGTAGCCAACATCATGATGAACATCCCTCAGAGGTACAAGAAATTACTAGAGAAGATGTTGGTTCCCCAGAGGGTGATCCTCCTAAGAAAAGTCGGAGAGTTAGCAGGTCAGGGAGGCAGTAAGGTGGTGGTCGAGGTCGAGATGGTCGACTTCAACTTATGTTAATTTTACTTTATGAATTGAACTTAAGTGTGTGTTGAAATAACTTATGTGTTTGGTTTGGAGTCTTTGTTTCGAGTACTTTTATGTTTGGTAACTCCTGTGTTTGTTGCAAATACTATGTTTTCAAGTATGCTCGTTAGAACCATGTAGTACTCCAATGCAGACAACATTTCCCTTCCTCATACCAAGGGTCGTCATCTTCGTTTCATAGTACTTTGACGACCCTAATTGTATTTACCACTTCAACACACAGAGTCGTTAATATCCTCAAATAGAGATCTAACGACCATTTTTcccaaaacatccaggagatggaAAGAATATTTCTGGGTAGAGTCGTTAGTGTTTA encodes:
- the LOC113352105 gene encoding uncharacterized protein LOC113352105, whose product is MVVDILSLMIKRAASLNLIEGFKKVYNGNACTINHLQFADELIVFSNDEVEQVQNLKGILLAFKLVSGLKVNFRKSAIVAVGDAQNAVECASCFGYNLTTFTMKYLGIPLSSRSKAVGDWDVIIQRFQKKLCSWQRKHLSKG